The Candidatus Methanoperedens sp. sequence TCCATTCTTTCTTCGGTTTTGAGCTGGATTAAAATTGCCTTGATGTCCCCTCTCAGTTCAGAATTGCTCAAACGGGATTCTTCACGGAATGCTCTGAATTCCTCCTTAAGACCATGCACTTCTTCTTCTAAAGTTACAATCCTATCGGTGTTCTTCCTGACCTTGTCCGTAATCGTAACAAGTTCTTTGAGTTTTTCGTAGATGTCGCCGAGTCCTATTGCCATAATTCTATGATGTTCGGAATTCTACTTAAAACTTTTCTGCGCCTCTGCCTCTCCGACTGCGGAAAATGGAATTATAGTCTCCTGCATAATATCTGAAGGCAAAATTTAATCCTTGCTTGCGAAGCTGCCTATGAACACATACCAGTTATAGACCGCAAGGATGAAAGCAACAAGGAAAACGAGCTGGGTTATTTCATACAGGTGATAGGCTGTCAGGATTTCACCCCAGCCTGCTAACTGTGTAGCGAACTTGATAAAGGTATTGAGGGCAAATGAAGCTCCTGCAATCGAGATATATATCCATGTGCGCTGCATCACCGTTTCATTGAGGAATAGTTTGGCTTTCAGCAGGTCCTTGTCCACCGTGCTCATCATGTAAAGAATCTGCGCGATGAGGAAGATCAATACGAAGGCAGTAGCTATGGTGTATATCTGAAAGAATTCCAGGATGATATCTGATAGCTGCATTTTAATCATCCATCCAGTGATTGATAGTTCTCATGTTCAACATACCTGTACCATCTACTGATAGCTTCCTTTAAATGCCTTTTGTCTAAGCTTAAGAAATGCCCCCGAAAAAAAGAAAAGGGGGCGTATATATTTATGATACTACTGAAGCTGTAATCTTCGCTATCTGTTGGCTGGAAGCGGTGTCTATTAACGTTATCGTTATCGTACCGAGACCTACGGGGAAGTTACCCGGTGCACTTGGAAGCACTGGATTTTGGACAACGTTATTGAGAACGACTGTATTGCTGCTGGAATTTATTGCCAGGAGATCTCCTACGCCAAAGAACTTACTGTTGTTACTCAGTTGGCTAATAACATCATGGTATGAACTGCTATTTCCATCTATAATTGCCCTTGTTTTAGACAAATCTATGGATTCTCCACCACTGTGTGTGAGATTTATATAACCTGTTGACGTCGTGGCGCTCGTTATCACTATGCTTGCCTGCGGCGCTTTCTGGGGCGTTCCCATACCAAACACGAATGCAGCTATCACCGCTGCCAGTATCACAGTGATCGCCACCATCAATATCACACCGATGACAGGCGATACTGCCTCTTCATTCTTCCTAAATTTCATATTGCTATTTCCTCCTCATGTTTACTTCTCTTGTTTACAACATTTTCAAGTTTCTTAGCCCACATATTCTTATCCTGCGTATATTCGCACTCGAGAAAATGTGAGACTGCCTTGGCGAGAGCGTCTTTGGTGCTGGTTTCGCCTGTTTTAATTTTCAGGGCTTCGATATCCTCCACCACAAGAACTGTTTGAACGTGCATTATTTTCGCCATTGTTTTCTCCTGATAGAAAAGGATTCACACACGCAGTGCGTAGTCTCCTTCCCATACTCTGTCATTATAATGATAAGGGTATTTAAATGTTATGTATGATGAGGAGGAAGGATAAAACAAGGAATGCAAAATCTTATTAGGAATACATGCCATCAAACAGCAATTCACCGGGCTCGTGGTCTAGTCGGCTATGACGTCGCTCTCACACAGCGGAGATCCTGAGTTCGAATCTCAGCGGGCCCATGATATACCTACTATCGCGTAACCTAATCCTGTTACAATATTCTATCCCTTGCTATTGGAGCCAATTTTCAAGTTTTAAAGACTCTATTCTTTTGAAATGCTCCTCGTTATTTGTGACCAGCACGCTATTGTTGGCTAAAACGGTAGCCGCAATCAGGATATCTGCATCGTTTATAAGTTCTCCCTTCTTTCTAAGATATACGTAGATTTCCCCTGCTGCTTTCTCAATATCCGAATCAAGCTGAAGAACCTCAACACTCTCTATAAATTTTCTCACATCACTCTCCAGCTTCGTATTCCTTACGGATAAAACACCTTTATATAATTCATAAACTGTCAGACCCGTTATACAAATTAAAGTGTTTTGCGGAAGACTCTTCATCTTCTTTATTGCTTTCTGGTTCCCACGAAGAATTTCTATAACAATGTCCGTATCCAACGTGAAACTATCCAAAGACCGACCTTCCTTCGCTGAATTTTTGTCGTTCTTTCAAAATTTCTGAGAAAATATCTAACTTATTCTGAGGAATATCCTTCCAGATTCCTGCGAATTTAAGGATTTCTGCAACATTCCCTTTTTTATTCATTAAAATTTCCTGTTTAAGAAAGTGTATAGTTTTTATAACTTTAAATAATTCACTTTGAGAAAGCCCCTGAATTTCTTTTAATACGATGTTCTCATACCTATTCTTTGATATCATTTAACTTCACAGGAATTATATTGGTTTGTTATTGCTTATATTTGTTTACACATTCTTTTCTGCACCTCGTACAGCTAAATCTATATATATCGAGAAGAGTTATTATAAAGAGGTGGTCGAATGGAAACAAAAGATATTGTTCTTGCCGTGGTTATGACACTGTCTTCAATAGTATTGACTTATAAATGGCTCATCCGTCTTGGCGATTCTGACGCTGTTA is a genomic window containing:
- a CDS encoding type IV pilin N-terminal domain-containing protein, coding for MKFRKNEEAVSPVIGVILMVAITVILAAVIAAFVFGMGTPQKAPQASIVITSATTSTGYINLTHSGGESIDLSKTRAIIDGNSSSYHDVISQLSNNSKFFGVGDLLAINSSSNTVVLNNVVQNPVLPSAPGNFPVGLGTITITLIDTASSQQIAKITASVVS
- a CDS encoding DUF5371 family protein, with the translated sequence MAKIMHVQTVLVVEDIEALKIKTGETSTKDALAKAVSHFLECEYTQDKNMWAKKLENVVNKRSKHEEEIAI
- a CDS encoding PIN domain-containing protein, which gives rise to MDSFTLDTDIVIEILRGNQKAIKKMKSLPQNTLICITGLTVYELYKGVLSVRNTKLESDVRKFIESVEVLQLDSDIEKAAGEIYVYLRKKGELINDADILIAATVLANNSVLVTNNEEHFKRIESLKLENWLQ